The Sesamum indicum cultivar Zhongzhi No. 13 linkage group LG1, S_indicum_v1.0, whole genome shotgun sequence genome includes a window with the following:
- the LOC105174306 gene encoding ethylene-responsive transcription factor ERF087-like has product MDGCDATKTTLSTSKVQPAKSASARRFVGVRQRPSGRWVAEIKDSSQRVRLWLGTYDTPEEAARAYDEAARALRGENARTNFASANPIPNQAKSSNSNGAESEIRHGLSFSSLKAKLSKNLQSIMARNSENKAAKSRVSDHFTFASIFHFRGYNQYQQNPVDMKKIEKVVQPSVIVPHVPDEPSPWEGSSPDYSSEWASFHHHGFDSDGSDMSDVYSLSEQGFGDQMMGWISSPEVMSAAAGTEGSRSKRFKVSSSVVVPPTFSERPAHGDW; this is encoded by the coding sequence ATGGATGGATGTGACGCTACGAAAACTACCCTTTCCACGAGCAAAGTGCAACCTGCAAAGTCAGCATCAGCACGAAGATTTGTGGGCGTAAGGCAGAGGCCTTCAGGTCGATGGGTTGCTGAGATCAAGGACTCGTCTCAACGAGTGAGACTATGGCTTGGAACTTATGACACCCCTGAAGAGGCTGCTCGAGCCTATGATGAGGCGGCTCGTGCCCTTCGTGGGGAAAATGCACGTACAAACTTTGCTTCTGCAAATCCAATCCCAAACCAAGCCAAGTCATCAAACTCAAATGGGGCTGAATCTGAGATCAGGCATGGACTTAGTTTTTCTTCACTGAAAGCTAAGTTAAGCAAGAACCTACAGAGTATCATGGCCAGGAACTCGGAGAACAAGGCAGCTAAGAGTAGAGTAAGTGACCACTTCACTTTTGCCAGTATCTTCCACTTCAGGGGCTACAATCAATACCAACAAAATCCAGTTGATATGAAGAAAATCGAAAAGGTGGTGCAGCCAAGTGTCATTGTCCCTCATGTTCCGGATGAGCCATCTCCTTGGGAGGGCTCAAGCCCCGACTACAGCAGCGAATGGGCTAGTTTCCACCACCATGGTTTCGACTCTGACGGGTCGGACATGAGCGATGTTTACAGTCTAAGTGAACAAGGCTTTGGCGATCAAATGATGGGGTGGATTAGCAGCCCTGAGGTGATGAGTGCTGCAGCTGGAACTGAGGGATCAAGGAGTAAAAGATTCAAAGTTTCTTCTTCTGTTGTGGTTCCACCAACTTTTAGCGAACGTCCAGCCCATGGTGATTGGTGA